A part of Miscanthus floridulus cultivar M001 chromosome 6, ASM1932011v1, whole genome shotgun sequence genomic DNA contains:
- the LOC136456588 gene encoding probable CoA ligase CCL8 isoform X1, which produces MRTQAWGRGAVTRLMTPFNRRAAHASSPHLLRACSSSSYTIALSRLRRHSTSSSSSSPAYSARQDTHTFMEVVQEVLKHGSADGVRAVIRADKKSYSLVQLIAASFDVHNILCSKNMTRNGIQDSSSKGINGTGFLLGARVGIVAKPSPEFVAGVFGTWLSGGVAVPLALSYPEAELLHVMNDSDISMVLSTKEHHEVMENLSIKCSAYCSLLPPVTSIPSKINPQEPSSNEATSSVSTLITQINSSKKIKGDDPALILYTSGTTGKPKGVVHTHKGILSQVQILSEAWGYRSEDQFLHCLPLHHVHGLFNALFAPLYSGSVVEFIPKFSVSGIWQRWRESYPNDGSKNKEAITVFTGVPTMYTRLLQGYDSMDPDQQSASSYAAKHLRLMMCGSSALPSPLMKRWEEVTGHRLLERYGMTEFVMALSNPLHGIRKEGTVGKPLPRVEAKIIMEDGTETTTGVGELCIRSPSLFKEYWKRPEVTAESFIDGGFFKTGDTVTVDEEGYFIILGRTNADIMKFGGYKLSALEIEAVLLEHDAVLECAVLGLPDEAYGEVICAIIVPKEDAKKTAEQDSKPVLTLEALTSWSKDKLAPYKIPTKLYLWDSLPRNAMGKVNKKELKKLLGA; this is translated from the exons ATGCGAACGCAGGCGTGGGGGCGCGGGGCGGTGACGCGCTTGATGACGCCATTCAATCGCCGCGCGGCCCACGCGTCTTCTCCCCACCTGCTACGCGCCTGCTCATCCTCCTCTTATACCATCGCCCTCTCTCGCCTCCGACGCCACTccacctcttcttcctcctcctctccag CATACAGTGCCAGACAGGATACCCATACATTCATGGAGGTGGTTCAAGAAGTCCTTAAGCATGGCTCAGCAGATGGTGTCCGTGCTGTCATACGAGCCGACAAAAAGAGCTACAGCCTTGTCCAGCTCATTGCAGCCTCTTTTGATGTCCACAACATTCTGTGCAGCAAAAAT ATGACACGCAATGGAATACAAGATTCTTCTTCCAAAGGAATAAATGGTACAGGATTCCTTCTTGGAGCTCGTGTTGGCATTGTGGCTAAACCCTCTCCTGAATTTGTTGCTGGGGTCTTTGGAACCTGGCTTTCTGGTGGAGTTGCAGTACCCCTTGCCCTTAGCTATCCAGAAGCTGAGCTTCTTCATGTCATGAATGACTCG GATATTTCTATGGTTTTAAGCACCAAGGAGCATCATGAAGTCATGGAGAACCTTTCTATCAAGTGTTCTGCTTATTGTTCTCTTCTTCCACCTGTCACTAGTATACCTTCAAAGATAAATCCCCAAGAACCTTCAAGCAATGAGGCGACTTCATCAGTCTCTACTTTAATAACTCAGATCAACAGTTCAAAGAAAATCAAAG GTGATGACCCTGCTCTTATCCTTTACACAAGTGGCACAACTGGTAAACCAAAAGGAGTAGTTCACACCCACAAGGGCATACTTTCTCAG GTTCAAATTCTATCAGAAGCGTGGGGATATCGAAGTGAAGACCAATTTCTGCACTGTCTCCCGCTGCAT CATGTGCATGGCCTTTTCAATGCTCTATTTGCACCCCTTTATTCAGGATCAGTG GTTGAGTTTATACCAAAATTCAGTGTAAGCGGGATATGGCAGAGATGGCGAGAATCATATCCCAACGATGGTAGTAAAAATAAAGAGGCCATTACAGTATTTACTGGA GTTCCAACCATGTATACACGTCTGCTGCAAGGGTATGATAGTATGGATCCTGATCAACAGTCGGCCTCTTCTTATGCTGCAAAGCATCTGAGGTTAATG ATGTGTGGATCATCAGCTCTTCCATCCCCACTTATGAAGAGGTGGGAGGAAGTGACAGGCCACCGTCTTTTGGAACGCTATGGTATGACTGAG TTTGTCATGGCGCTGTCTAATCCATTGCATGGTATCCGAAAAGAAGGTACAGTTGGTAAACCCCTTCCACGCGTTGAG GCCAAGATTATTATGGAGGATGGGACTGAAACTACAACTGGAGTTGGTGAGCTCTGCATTAGAAGTCCATCCCTTTTCAAGGAGTATTGGAAAAGACCAGAG GTCACAGCAGAATCCTTCATTGATGGCGGATTCTTCAAGACAGGTGATACAGTAACTGTAGATGAGGAAGGATACTTCATAATTTTGGGAC GCACAAATGCAGACATTATGAAATTTGGCGGTTACAAGTTGTCAGCTTTAGAAATTGAGGCAGTACTGTTAGAG CATGATGCTGTACTGGAATGCGCTGTCCTTGGCTTGCCTGATGAAGCCTATGGGGAGGTTATATGTGCAATAATTGTGCCTAAGGAGGATGCAAAGAAAACGGCCGAGCAGGACTCAAAGCCAGTGCTAACCTTGGAAGCATTGACAAGTTGGTCGAAAGATAAGCTTGCTCCATACAAG ATTCCAACAAAACTATACTTGTGGGATTCTCTTCCTCGGAATGCCATGGGAAAG GTTAACAAGAAGGAGCTGAAGAAATTATTAGGAGCTTAG
- the LOC136456588 gene encoding probable CoA ligase CCL8 isoform X2, which yields MRTQAWGRGAVTRLMTPFNRRAAHASSPHLLRACSSSSYTIALSRLRRHSTSSSSSSPAYSARQDTHTFMEVVQEVLKHGSADGVRAVIRADKKSYSLVQLIAASFDVHNILCSKNMTRNGIQDSSSKGINGTGFLLGARVGIVAKPSPEFVAGVFGTWLSGGVAVPLALSYPEAELLHVMNDSDISMVLSTKEHHEVMENLSIKCSAYCSLLPPVTSIPSKINPQEPSSNEATSSVSTLITQINSSKKIKGDDPALILYTSGTTGKPKGVVHTHKGILSQVQILSEAWGYRSEDQFLHCLPLHHVHGLFNALFAPLYSGSVVEFIPKFSVSGIWQRWRESYPNDGSKNKEAITVFTGVPTMYTRLLQGYDSMDPDQQSASSYAAKHLRLMMCGSSALPSPLMKRWEEVTGHRLLERYGMTEFVMALSNPLHGIRKEGTVGKPLPRVEAKIIMEDGTETTTGVGELCIRSPSLFKEYWKRPEVTAESFIDGGFFKTGDTVTVDEEGYFIILGP from the exons ATGCGAACGCAGGCGTGGGGGCGCGGGGCGGTGACGCGCTTGATGACGCCATTCAATCGCCGCGCGGCCCACGCGTCTTCTCCCCACCTGCTACGCGCCTGCTCATCCTCCTCTTATACCATCGCCCTCTCTCGCCTCCGACGCCACTccacctcttcttcctcctcctctccag CATACAGTGCCAGACAGGATACCCATACATTCATGGAGGTGGTTCAAGAAGTCCTTAAGCATGGCTCAGCAGATGGTGTCCGTGCTGTCATACGAGCCGACAAAAAGAGCTACAGCCTTGTCCAGCTCATTGCAGCCTCTTTTGATGTCCACAACATTCTGTGCAGCAAAAAT ATGACACGCAATGGAATACAAGATTCTTCTTCCAAAGGAATAAATGGTACAGGATTCCTTCTTGGAGCTCGTGTTGGCATTGTGGCTAAACCCTCTCCTGAATTTGTTGCTGGGGTCTTTGGAACCTGGCTTTCTGGTGGAGTTGCAGTACCCCTTGCCCTTAGCTATCCAGAAGCTGAGCTTCTTCATGTCATGAATGACTCG GATATTTCTATGGTTTTAAGCACCAAGGAGCATCATGAAGTCATGGAGAACCTTTCTATCAAGTGTTCTGCTTATTGTTCTCTTCTTCCACCTGTCACTAGTATACCTTCAAAGATAAATCCCCAAGAACCTTCAAGCAATGAGGCGACTTCATCAGTCTCTACTTTAATAACTCAGATCAACAGTTCAAAGAAAATCAAAG GTGATGACCCTGCTCTTATCCTTTACACAAGTGGCACAACTGGTAAACCAAAAGGAGTAGTTCACACCCACAAGGGCATACTTTCTCAG GTTCAAATTCTATCAGAAGCGTGGGGATATCGAAGTGAAGACCAATTTCTGCACTGTCTCCCGCTGCAT CATGTGCATGGCCTTTTCAATGCTCTATTTGCACCCCTTTATTCAGGATCAGTG GTTGAGTTTATACCAAAATTCAGTGTAAGCGGGATATGGCAGAGATGGCGAGAATCATATCCCAACGATGGTAGTAAAAATAAAGAGGCCATTACAGTATTTACTGGA GTTCCAACCATGTATACACGTCTGCTGCAAGGGTATGATAGTATGGATCCTGATCAACAGTCGGCCTCTTCTTATGCTGCAAAGCATCTGAGGTTAATG ATGTGTGGATCATCAGCTCTTCCATCCCCACTTATGAAGAGGTGGGAGGAAGTGACAGGCCACCGTCTTTTGGAACGCTATGGTATGACTGAG TTTGTCATGGCGCTGTCTAATCCATTGCATGGTATCCGAAAAGAAGGTACAGTTGGTAAACCCCTTCCACGCGTTGAG GCCAAGATTATTATGGAGGATGGGACTGAAACTACAACTGGAGTTGGTGAGCTCTGCATTAGAAGTCCATCCCTTTTCAAGGAGTATTGGAAAAGACCAGAG GTCACAGCAGAATCCTTCATTGATGGCGGATTCTTCAAGACAGGTGATACAGTAACTGTAGATGAGGAAGGATACTTCATAATTTTGGGAC CATGA
- the LOC136456589 gene encoding protein NRT1/ PTR FAMILY 1.1-like isoform X1 → MEERSLAFETESAGEECFKAKKGGFRALPFIFSNEMLEKVAGFGLNTNMITYLTDKYHLSTVTSQTMLFVWGAISNFAPIPGAIVADMYLGRFMAVGLGSVACLIGMVFLWLTATVPGARPPECNSGDQCTPPGTRHLAWLLAGFAFLSLGAGGVRPCSMAFGADQFLRHPKQRRLRILQAYFNAYYASIGVAFTVAVTAIVYLQDNVSWNVGFAVPMGLMLLSTVSFFLGSSLYIKEKGKRQMFAGIGSAVSAAIRNRRARLPDKTVDGVYHHLKDCKLAVPTDKLRYVTLSRVTSRPNMQQAEAAFQLSGMRGLTNTLAFEFRFLNKACLLRGTKEDALCNGSDAAASERHGHDGKRPCTVDQVEQLKSAIRVLPIWSSTIFLALALNQSFAVKQADTMDRSVGAGRFRVPSGSLAVFNMATMSLWSASYDRWVEPALQRYTGNQRGLTMKQRIGGGLLLATASTAVSAVVEGVRRRRALREVTISAFWLVPQFALAGLAEAFGIIGEIEFFYTELPKSMASFSMALLYMAFGVGNLAGALIVKVVQVASRRGGRTGWLVDNLNVGHYDYYYWLLTAYGVANFVYFAWCCWVYGEEGKNVEWEEDDNTEQP, encoded by the exons ATGGAGGAGCGCTCTCTTGCTTTCGAGACTGAATCGGCAGGAGAAGAGTGCTTCAAGGCCAAGAAGGGCGGGTTCAGAGCCCTCCCCTTCATCTTCT CAAATGAGATGCTGGAGAAAGTAGCTGGATTCGGGCTCAACACCAACATGATCACGTACCTGACCGACAAGTACCACCTCAGCACCGTCACCTCCCAAACGATGCTGTTCGTGTGGGGCGCCATCTCCAACTTCGCGCCCATCCCTGGCGCCATCGTCGCCGACATGTACCTCGGCCGGTTCATGGCCGTCGGGCTAGGCTCCGTCGCGTGCCTGATT GGGATGGTCTTCCTATGGCTGACCGCCACGGTCCCTGGAGCGCGGCCGCCTGAGTGCAACAGCGGCGACCAGTGCACGCCGCCGGGGACGCGGCACCTCGCGTGGCTACTCGCCGGCTTCGCATTCCTGTCCCTCGGCGCCGGCGGCGTCCGGCCGTGCTCGATGGCGTTCGGAGCGGACCAGTTCTTGAGGCACCCCAAGCAGCGTCGGCTCAGGATCCTGCAGGCCTACTTCAACGCCTACTACGCGTCCATCGGCGTGGCGTTCACGGTCGCCGTCACGGCCATCGTCTACCTGCAGGACAACGTCAGCTGGAACGTCGGGTTCGCCGTCCCGATGGGCCTCATGCTGCTCTCCACGGTCAGCTTCTTCCTGGGATCGAGCCTTTACATCAAGGAGAAGGGCAAGAGGCAGATGTTCGCCGGGATAGGCTCCGCCGTCAGCGCGGCGATCAGGAACCGCAGGGCGCGGCTGCCGGACAAGACCGTCGATGGCGTGTACCATCACCTCAAGGACTGCAAGCTCGCTGTCCCCACGGACAAGCTGAGGTACGTCACTCTCTCACGTGTCACGTCACGTCCCAACATGCAGCAGGCAGAAGCAGCGTTTCAACTTTCAGGGATGCGTGGTCTGACGAACACGTTGGCGTTTGAGTTCAGGTTCTTGAACAAGGCGTGCTTGCTCCGTGGCACCAAGGAGGACGCGCTCTGCAACGGCTCGGACGCGGCGGCCTCCGAGCGGCACGGCCACGACGGAAAGAGGCCCTGCACGGTGGACCAGGTGGAGCAGCTCAAGTCGGCGATCCGCGtcctgccgatctggtcttccaCCATCTTCCTCGCCCTGGCCTTGAACCAGAGCTTCGCCGTGAAGCAGGCCGATACTATGGACCGCAGCGTCGGCGCGGGCCGGTTCCGCGTTCCCAGCGGCTCCCTGGCTGTCTTCAACATGGCCACCATGTCGCTGTGGTCGGCCAGCTACGACAGGTGGGTCGAGCCGGCACTGCAGCGCTACACGGGCAACCAGCGCGGGCTCACCATGAAGCAGCGCATCGGTGGGGGCCTGCTCCTCGCCACCGCGTCGACGGCTGTCTCCGCGGTAGTGGagggcgtgcggcggcggcgggcgctgcGCGAGGTCACCATCTCGGCGTTCTGGCTGGTGCCGCAGTTCGCGCTTGCAGGGCTCGCCGAGGCGTTCGGCATCATCGGGGAGATCGAGTTCTTCTACACCGAGCTGCCCAAGAGCATGGCCAGCTTCAGCATGGCGCTTCTGTACATGGCCTTCGGAGTGGGCAACCTGGCCGGCGCCCTCATCGTGAAGGTGGTCCAGGTGGCGAGCAGGCGAGGGGGGCGAACGGGCTGGCTCGTCGACAACTTGAACGTCGGGCACTACGACTACTACTACTGGCTGCTCACGGCCTACGGCGTGGCGAACTTCGTGTACTTCGCTTGGTGCTGCTGGGTGTATGGCGAGGAGGGGAAGAACGTGGAGTGGGAAGAGGACGACAACACGGAGCAGCCCTAG
- the LOC136456589 gene encoding protein NRT1/ PTR FAMILY 1.2-like isoform X2, with protein sequence MEERSLAFETESAGEECFKAKKGGFRALPFIFSNEMLEKVAGFGLNTNMITYLTDKYHLSTVTSQTMLFVWGAISNFAPIPGAIVADMYLGRFMAVGLGSVACLIGMVFLWLTATVPGARPPECNSGDQCTPPGTRHLAWLLAGFAFLSLGAGGVRPCSMAFGADQFLRHPKQRRLRILQAYFNAYYASIGVAFTVAVTAIVYLQDNVSWNVGFAVPMGLMLLSTVSFFLGSSLYIKEKGKRQMFAGIGSAVSAAIRNRRARLPDKTVDGVYHHLKDCKLAVPTDKLRFLNKACLLRGTKEDALCNGSDAAASERHGHDGKRPCTVDQVEQLKSAIRVLPIWSSTIFLALALNQSFAVKQADTMDRSVGAGRFRVPSGSLAVFNMATMSLWSASYDRWVEPALQRYTGNQRGLTMKQRIGGGLLLATASTAVSAVVEGVRRRRALREVTISAFWLVPQFALAGLAEAFGIIGEIEFFYTELPKSMASFSMALLYMAFGVGNLAGALIVKVVQVASRRGGRTGWLVDNLNVGHYDYYYWLLTAYGVANFVYFAWCCWVYGEEGKNVEWEEDDNTEQP encoded by the exons ATGGAGGAGCGCTCTCTTGCTTTCGAGACTGAATCGGCAGGAGAAGAGTGCTTCAAGGCCAAGAAGGGCGGGTTCAGAGCCCTCCCCTTCATCTTCT CAAATGAGATGCTGGAGAAAGTAGCTGGATTCGGGCTCAACACCAACATGATCACGTACCTGACCGACAAGTACCACCTCAGCACCGTCACCTCCCAAACGATGCTGTTCGTGTGGGGCGCCATCTCCAACTTCGCGCCCATCCCTGGCGCCATCGTCGCCGACATGTACCTCGGCCGGTTCATGGCCGTCGGGCTAGGCTCCGTCGCGTGCCTGATT GGGATGGTCTTCCTATGGCTGACCGCCACGGTCCCTGGAGCGCGGCCGCCTGAGTGCAACAGCGGCGACCAGTGCACGCCGCCGGGGACGCGGCACCTCGCGTGGCTACTCGCCGGCTTCGCATTCCTGTCCCTCGGCGCCGGCGGCGTCCGGCCGTGCTCGATGGCGTTCGGAGCGGACCAGTTCTTGAGGCACCCCAAGCAGCGTCGGCTCAGGATCCTGCAGGCCTACTTCAACGCCTACTACGCGTCCATCGGCGTGGCGTTCACGGTCGCCGTCACGGCCATCGTCTACCTGCAGGACAACGTCAGCTGGAACGTCGGGTTCGCCGTCCCGATGGGCCTCATGCTGCTCTCCACGGTCAGCTTCTTCCTGGGATCGAGCCTTTACATCAAGGAGAAGGGCAAGAGGCAGATGTTCGCCGGGATAGGCTCCGCCGTCAGCGCGGCGATCAGGAACCGCAGGGCGCGGCTGCCGGACAAGACCGTCGATGGCGTGTACCATCACCTCAAGGACTGCAAGCTCGCTGTCCCCACGGACAAGCTGAG GTTCTTGAACAAGGCGTGCTTGCTCCGTGGCACCAAGGAGGACGCGCTCTGCAACGGCTCGGACGCGGCGGCCTCCGAGCGGCACGGCCACGACGGAAAGAGGCCCTGCACGGTGGACCAGGTGGAGCAGCTCAAGTCGGCGATCCGCGtcctgccgatctggtcttccaCCATCTTCCTCGCCCTGGCCTTGAACCAGAGCTTCGCCGTGAAGCAGGCCGATACTATGGACCGCAGCGTCGGCGCGGGCCGGTTCCGCGTTCCCAGCGGCTCCCTGGCTGTCTTCAACATGGCCACCATGTCGCTGTGGTCGGCCAGCTACGACAGGTGGGTCGAGCCGGCACTGCAGCGCTACACGGGCAACCAGCGCGGGCTCACCATGAAGCAGCGCATCGGTGGGGGCCTGCTCCTCGCCACCGCGTCGACGGCTGTCTCCGCGGTAGTGGagggcgtgcggcggcggcgggcgctgcGCGAGGTCACCATCTCGGCGTTCTGGCTGGTGCCGCAGTTCGCGCTTGCAGGGCTCGCCGAGGCGTTCGGCATCATCGGGGAGATCGAGTTCTTCTACACCGAGCTGCCCAAGAGCATGGCCAGCTTCAGCATGGCGCTTCTGTACATGGCCTTCGGAGTGGGCAACCTGGCCGGCGCCCTCATCGTGAAGGTGGTCCAGGTGGCGAGCAGGCGAGGGGGGCGAACGGGCTGGCTCGTCGACAACTTGAACGTCGGGCACTACGACTACTACTACTGGCTGCTCACGGCCTACGGCGTGGCGAACTTCGTGTACTTCGCTTGGTGCTGCTGGGTGTATGGCGAGGAGGGGAAGAACGTGGAGTGGGAAGAGGACGACAACACGGAGCAGCCCTAG
- the LOC136461016 gene encoding uncharacterized protein has product MFTEEEVTRVVKELPNDKAPGPDGLTGLFYKSAWEVIKPDIMNALHAFWSLDHRNFHAVNEAFMVLLKKKDHSTEICDYRPISLMHSFGKLITKCLANRLATVLGDLVRNNQSATAYGLWAEMEELDDYASVYGKHKDSPQRQARPEVPSESDLLSIKGALSIFGLASGLFSNLDKSMATPIHCSEEDMDRVQRILACKIVSFPCRYLGVPLSVHRLKRADEQALIDKVAARIPAWKGNLLNVAGRTELVKSTLSAIPVHTSIALCLSTWAIEMIDKLRRGFIWAGTDTVAGGKCKVAWLKVCRPKVLGGLGVTDLRKAGVALRVRWVWKDRLSGRAPASGEHAVLALFQAATLHRLGNGRSTLFWMDRWLNGSSLEREAPTAFAAVGRRRRRATVAKALPGNAWVRHIRGPASMQMLLDISRICDLLEEVQLSLEPDTFCWTPSPDQRYSSASAYGAMFFGSSTVFGAKFIWKTPAPPRVRFFYWLAMHNRCWTGDRRFRHGLQDSNLCIFCDQEPETLDHIILGCCFSREVWLICLSRVHINLDGYGGARAMEWWIGNRKLVPKFFRRGFDSFVLLIGWSLWKERNHRTFQAGATSPPRLAMLIKEEAERWCAAGNAHLSRLLARASA; this is encoded by the exons ATGTTCACTGAAGAAGAGGTAACACGGGTGGTCAAGGAACTGCCGAATGACAAGGCCCCCGGACCTGATGGGCTAACTGGTCTCTTCTACAAATCTGCGTGGGAGGTGATCAAACCGGACATCATGAACGCATTACATGCTTTCTGGTCGCTGGATCACCGCAACTTCCATGCTGTTAACGAGGCTTTCATGGTGCTACTCAAGAAGAAAGACCACTCCACCGAGATTTGTGACTATCGTCCCATTAGTCTTATGCACAGTTTTGGAAAGCTCATAACGAAGTGCCTGGCCAACAGATTGGCAACTGTTCTAGGAGATCTGGTCAGGAATAATCAGA GTGCTACAGCATATGGGCTTTGGGCTGAGATGGAGGAACTGGATGACTATGCTTCTGTCTACGGCAAGCACAAGGATTCTCCTCAACGGCAAGCCAGGCCTGAGG TCCCATCTGAGAGTGATCTGTTGTCAATCAAAGGAGCCTTGTCCATCTTCGGCCTTGCCTCtgggctcttctccaacctcgacAAAAGTATGGCTACACCAATTCACTGCTCTGAGGAAGATATGGACAGAGTGCAGCGCATTCTTGCTTGCAAGATAGTATCGTTCCCATGTCGCTACCTGGGAGTGCCACTTTCGGTGCACCGGCTCAAGAGAGCGGATGAGCAGGCTCTCATTGATAAAGTGGCTGCAAGAATACCAGCTTGGAAAGGTAATCTTCTAAATGTTGCTGGACGCACGGAACTTGTCAAATCCACCCTTTCGGCCATACCTGTACACACTTCCATCGCCTTGTGCCTTTCAACGTGGGCAATTGAGATGATTGATAAGCTACGGAGGGGTTTTATTTGGGCTGGCACAGACACTGTGGCGGGAGGAAAATGTAAGGTGGCTTGGCTCAAGGTGTGCCGACCCAAAGTGTTAGGTGGGCTCGGTGTCACTGACTTGAGAAAGGCTGGGGTTGCACTCCGAGTTCGCTGGGTGTGGAAGGACAGACTTAGCGGCCGAGCGCCGGCGTCTGGGGAGCATGCTGTGCTGGCGCTCTTTCAGGCCGCAACGCTGCACCGCTTGGGGAACGGCCGATCCACGCTCTTCTGGATGGATCGTTGGCTCAATGGTAGCAGCCTGGAGCGCGAGGCACCTACTGCGTTTGCTGCAGTTGGGAGGAGGCGTCGACGGGCAACGGTGGCGAAGGCCCTGCCCGGAAATGCCTGGGTGCGTCACATCCGGGGGCCAGCTTCTATGCAGATGCTGCTAGACATATCACGTATCTGCGACCTCCTGGAGGAGGTGCAGCTATCGCTGGAGCCAGACACGTTCTGTTGGACGCCCTCGCCGGACCAAAGGTACTCTTCTGCCTCAGCTTATGGAGCAATGTTCTTTGGATCCTCCACGGTCTTTGGTGCAAAGTTCATCTGGAAAACACCTGCCCCGCCAAGAGTTCGCTTCTTTTACTGGCTAGCCATGCACAACCGCTGCTGGACCGGGGATCGCCGCTTCCGCCATGGTTTGCAAGATTcaaacctttgcattttctgcgATCAAGAGCCTGAGACCCTGGACCATATCATTTTGGGTTGCTGTTTTAGTAGAGAAGTGTGGCTCATCTGCTTGTCAAGAGTACACATCAATCTGGATGGCTACGGGGGAGCTCGGGCCATGGAGTGGTGGATTGGCAACAGAAAGCTCGTCCCGAAGTTCTTTCGCAGGGGGTTCGACTCCTTCGTTTTACTGATTGGGTGGAGCTTGTGGAAGGAGCGGAACCATAGGACGTTCCAGGCTGGTGCAACCTCGCCGCCAAGGCTGGCCATGTTGATCAAGGAGGAAGCGGAGAGGTGGTGTGCGGCCGGGAACGCCCACCTTTCCAGGCTGCTCGCGCGTGCTTCAGCTTGA